Proteins co-encoded in one Malus domestica chromosome 09, GDT2T_hap1 genomic window:
- the LOC139187909 gene encoding uncharacterized protein: MCRSQNVVGESHDHEIGGYVEEDVNDQENSGDLEENVGDESQDHENGGDVDLNVDDDHIGVEENIESPEPIFHLNIYDPKVWDDLNAEMRDLLIEKGPIRETNFMYPKDKLSRKFSSHYYGRKLRTGEIYDRKWLVYSKELDKVFCFCCKLFKTIASKSELAKDGISDWRHLGVKIDQHEKSKEHLVNSRTWVELKSRLTKNQTIDKEFQIRIKKQTNHWKQVMLRIIAVVKCLAIHNLAFRGTNERPYEDSNGNFLGLLEMIAEFDPIMQEHFRLIENKEIHHHYLSHKIQNELIATLASKVKTAIIKKVKEAKFFSVILDCTPDASHVEQMTLILRCVDLSSRSINIREYFMKFLSVEDTLGLGLFNELQDVLKSLDLDIDNVRGQGYDNGSNMRGKHQGVQKRLLDINPRAFYMPCGSHCLNLIVCDMASSCLKAKSFFGACQCIYTVFSNSTKRWNILLEHIDGLTLKSLSTTRWESHIESVKAIKSQVAQVRNALFKLVEITENLQLSRDAECLASGELSSFDFVLSLVIWYDILLKINMVSTKLQSEDMRLDVAVKALEALVMFFENYRETGFASVMSDAKEIALDSEIDPVFQTKRHRPRKRHHDEVDGNEREQQSVEESFRTDYFLVIVDIALSQLKHRFEQLKTFEYIFGFLFDASKLISLDDQELKQNCMNLEAHLKHGNTMDVDGADLCSELQVLQMMLPEEAFLSNNPWTSMEIANFVKEIDMCPNVLIAYRVMLTVPVTVASAERSFSKLKLLKSYLRTTMTQDRLNGLAILCIENDEIEDLEYDDIIDDFASKNTRRQFLKG; encoded by the exons ATGTGTAG GTCACAAAATGTTGTTGGGGAGTCTCATGATCATGAAATTGGTGGTTATGTGGAGGAAGATGTTAATGACCAAGAAAATAGTGGTGATTTAGAGGAAAATgttggtgatgagtctcaagatCATGAAAATGGTGGTGATGTGGATTTAAATGTTGATGATGATCATATTGGTGTAGAGGAAAATATTGAATCTCCTGAACCTATTTTCCATTTAAACATTTATGATCCAAAAGTTTGGGATGACCTTAATGCAGAAATGAGAGACTTACTTATAGAAAAGGGACCAATTCGAGAAACTAATTTCATGTATCCTAAGGATAAACTCTCTAGAAAATTTTCATCACACTACTATGGTCGAAAATTACGAACGGGTGAAATTTATGATAGGAAATGGCTTGTGTACTCAAAAGAGTTGGATaaagtcttttgcttttgttgtaaattgtttAAAACAATTGCTTCAAAAAGTGAGTTAGCAAAAGATGGAATTAGTGATTGGAGACATCTTGGTGTGAAGATTGACCAACATGAAAAGAGTAAAGAGCATCTCGTTAATTCGAGAACTTGGGTTGAGTTGAAAAGTAGATTGACAAAAAATCAGACAATTGACAAAGAATTTCAAATACGAATCAAGAAACAGACAAATCATTGGAAACAAGTGATGCTTAGAATTATTGCTGTTGTGAAATGTCTTGCCATACATAATTTAGCATTTCGTGGAACAAATGAAAGACCTTATGAAGACTCTAATGGCAACTTCTTAGGTTTACTTGAAATGATTGCAGAGTTTGATCCAATAATGCAAGAGCATTTTCGACTCATTGAGAATAAAGAGATTCATCATCACTATTTGAGccataaaattcaaaatgagtTGATAGctactttagcttcaaaagtcaaaaccgcAATCATTAAAAAAGTCAAAgaagccaaatttttttctgTCATTCTTGATTGTACTCCTGATGCAAGTCATGTGGAACAGATGACGTTAATTTTGAGATGTGTTGACTTGTCAAGTAGGTCAATAAATATAAGGGAGTATTTCATGAAGTTTTTAAGTGTAGAAGATACATTAGGATTAGGACTTTTTAATGAGTTGCAAGATGTCCTAAAGTCTCTTGATCTTGATATTGATAATGTGAGGGGACAAGGTTATGATAATGGATCTAACATGAGAGGGAAACACCAAGGTGTccagaaaagattgctagacaTAAATCCCAGAGCTTTTTACATGCCATGTGGTTCtcattgtcttaatttaatagtTTGTGATATGGCAAGTTCATGTCTTAAAGCAAAATCTTTTTTTGGAGCGTGTCAATGCATATATACAGTGTTTTCCAACTCTACAAAGCGTTGGAATATTTTGCTTGAACATATTGATGGTTTAACTTTGAAGTCATTGTCAACTACTCGATGGGAAAGTCACATTGAAAGTGTTAAAGCGATTAAGTCCCAAGTAGCCCAGGTTAGAAATGCTTTGTTTAAATTGGTGGAAATTACTGAAAATCTCCAATTGAGTAGGGATGCAGAATGTTTAGCATCAGGAGAACTTTCAAGTTTTGATTTTGTATTAAGTTTGGTTATTTGGTATGacattttgttgaagattaacaTGGTGAGTACAAAATTACAATCTGAAGACATGCGTCTTGATGTTGCTGTAAAGGCATTGGAAGCACTTGTTATGTTTTTCGAAAACTATAGAGAAACTGGTTTTGCTtctgtcatgagtgatgctaaaGAAATTGCACTTGATTCGGAAATTGACCCTGTTTTTCAAACTAAACGTCATAGACCTAGaaaaagacatcatgatgaagttgatggtaATGAAAGGGAACAACAGTCTGTTGAAGAATCATTTAGAACAGATTATTTTCTTGTTATAGTGGATATTGCTCTTTCTCAACTGAAACACAGGTTTGAACAGTTAAAGACTTTTGAATATATTTTTGGCTTCTTGTTTGATGCATCGAAGTTAATTTCATTGGATGATCAAGAGCTAAAACAAAATTGTATGAATCTTGAAGCACATTTGAAACATGGAAATACCATGGATGTAGATGGAGCCGACTTATGTTCCGAATTACAGGTTTTGCAAATGATGTTACCTGAAGAAGCATTTCTCTCTAATAACCCTTGGACATCCATGGAAATAGCAAACTTTGTCAAAGAAATTGACATGTGTCCTAATGTCTTGATTGCTTATCGTGTAATGTTGACTGTACCTGTGACCGTGGCATCTGCAGAaagaagtttttcaaaattgaaattattaaaatcTTACTTGCGGACCACTATGACTCAAGATAGGCTAAATGGATTAGCAATCTTATGCATTGAAAATGATGAGATTGAAGACTTGGAGTAtgatgatataattgatgattttgcttcaaaaaATACTAGAAGACAATTTCTTAAaggttga